The following are from one region of the Sorghum bicolor cultivar BTx623 chromosome 2, Sorghum_bicolor_NCBIv3, whole genome shotgun sequence genome:
- the LOC8077274 gene encoding transcription factor bHLH111: protein MQCMAQEGSEASVASSPPPPPPSASSSTSSAAAVASWWRDSMHPAAYGAWPPQPPAARWPPMPPAPTSHHHQQQHGGRTTTSSGGGGGADDDLSASNATMTSFTNTSTTNHSGLSMADSGGAEAAAAVAAESHLWNQVLMGAGGEVGRSMQAVHDAHDDSENFLELLNSRTLAPELFAEPPACDYLKKMEYGSSHGGGGGGGGGWPDHQFTTAALEKHLSSGYGGGALAHHHAAAGGGGPERLTANLSDLVSNWSIAPPNPCLGDAHHRAAACDNNNAAAVAALGHGGAKAGLFLESGPGGGVCKHEMGGHGHGAMLEEAASGGGQEFLRPAGYSSMLGLSSNRMYMDVPWGNNAGAARSLSDLISFGGAPLGKPEQPAPPATSTKAQAEYKKQGHEISSPAKTSSGGGSKGSSEGKKKRSEEQQGSEGNAKKSKNEASSPTSSLKASQVPKVKLGDKITALQQIVSPFGKTDTASVLYEAINYIKWLHEQVQLLSDPYMKTSSSKDYNAWGGSDRKEKSETEIDLRSRGLCLVPVSCTPQVYRDNNGPDYWTPPYRSCLYR, encoded by the exons ATGCAGTGCATGGCGCAGGAGGGCTCCGAGGCCTCCGTCGCCAGCTCCCCGCCGCCTCCACCGCCGTCGGCCTCCTCGTCCACGTCCTCCGCTGCCGCCGTGGCCTCCTGGTGGCGCGACAGCATGCACCCGGCTGCCTACGGCGCGTGGCCGCCCCAGCCCCCCGCGGCGAGGTGGCCCCCGATGCCGCCGGCGCCGACCTcgcaccaccaccagcagcagcacggCGGCCGGACGACGACGTcctctggcggcggcggcggcgccgacgaCGACCTCTCGGCCTCCAACGCCACCATGACGTCCTTCACCAACACCTCCACCACCAACCACTCCGGCCTCAGCATGGCCGACTCCGGCGGAGCTGAggcggccgccgccgtcgccgccgagaGCCACCTCTGGAACCAAGTCCTCAT GGGCGCCGGCGGCGAGGTTGGAAGGAGCATGCAGGCCGTGCACGACGCCCACGACGACAGCGAGAACTTCCTCGAGCTGCTCAACTCGAGGACGCTCGCGCCGGAGCTCTTCGCCGAGCCCCCGGCCTGCGACTACCTCAAGAAGATGGAGTACGGAAGCAGccacggcggcggtggcggtggcggtggtgggtGGCCGGACCACCAGTTCACGACAGCCGCCCTGGAGAAGCACCTGAGCTCCGgctacggcggcggcgcgctcgCGCACCACcatgcggcggccggcggcggcgggccggagcggctcacggcgaacCTGTCCGACCTCGTGAGCAACTGGTCCATCGCGCCGCCGAACCCGTGCCTCGGCGACGCGCACCACCGCGCCGCGGCATGCGATAACAACAACGCCGCCGCGGTGGCCGCCTTGGGCCACGGCGGCGCCAAGGCCGGCCTGTTCCTGGAGTCCGGCCCCGGCGGCGGCGTCTGCAAGCACGAGATGggcggccacggccacggcgcGATGCTGGAGGAAGCGGCGTCCggcggcggccaggagttcctcCGGCCCGCGGGGTACAGCTCCATGCTCGGGCTTAGCAGCAACAGGATGTATATGGACGTGCCGTGGGGCAACAATGCCGGCGCGGCGAGGAGCCTGTCGGACCTGATATCTTTCGGCGGAGCGCCGCTGGGAAAACCAGAGCAGCCAGCGCCGCCGGCCACGTCAACGAAGGCGCAGGCGGAGTACAAGAAGCAAGGGCACGAAATCTCTTCGCCG GCGAAGACGAGTAGCGGAGGTGGCAGCAAGGGAAGCTCGGAGGGGAAGAAGAAGAGATCAGAGGAGCAGCAAGGGTCGGAGGGGAACGCCAAAAAGTCCAAGAATGAGGCCTCCTCGCCTACGTCGTCTCTCAAG GCATCGCAGGTGCCGAAAGTGAAGTTAGGAGACAAGATCACTGCACTTCAACAGATCGTTTCTCCATTTGGAAAG ACCGATACTGCATCAGTTCTGTATGAGGCGATAAATTACATCAAGTGGTTGCATGAACAAGTGCAG TTGCTGAGTGATCCATACATGAAGACAAGTAGTAGCAAG GACTACAACGCATGGGGAGGGTCGGATAGGAAGGAGAAGTCGGAGACAGAGATCGACCTGCGAAGTAGAGGCCTGTGCTTGGTACCCGTCTCATGCACGCCTCAAGTGTACAGGGATAACAACGGCCCAGATTACTGGACGCCCCCATATAGAAGCTGCTTATACCGATGA
- the LOC8074226 gene encoding LOW QUALITY PROTEIN: pentatricopeptide repeat-containing protein At1g73710 (The sequence of the model RefSeq protein was modified relative to this genomic sequence to represent the inferred CDS: inserted 1 base in 1 codon) gives MIPPAPCLPAAGAGTGGGAAATGPGASQIVGSRSSSFTRPPPAASRIHLPRLPPPPSVSSSSTPTGPFPSLASSALQPSDEALSSMSPREQTSLLSRLRCWRRARDLLNRLRALPGYVPNPVHDAVLLRHLARARRWAELHRAWLGMTLPPSNPAYAALADALAKAGLARGALLLLRHMLARGVAPDEVSMNTFVRILKDEGRHDDALTLFYNWCDGRFEVDFLDLDCITVDSDGPMQFLLADICDDKFAAAAGAPAIEGQECPRKPKLVVTYNTLIDLYGKAGRLKNALDMFLDMPAHGVMPDTYTFNTLINIFGLSGNSAQAEVLFASMMVRGVKPDTKTYNVMMTVFASIGDLERVLKYYYQIGKACLHPDAVSYRILLQLLCERKMAHEVEDLIEGILSSGCSVHEQSLPIVMKMYVDLGLLDEAIAFFERHCRGKGISSKNFSAIMDAFAEKGLWEEAEHIFCSERGVGNEKDIVEYNVMIKAYGQAKQYDRVSSLLESMEESGVSSDECTYNSLIQMFSVGGFPHRAKKLLGKMKDAGFEPKCETYSAIIRSYSCHCLVPEAIDLFNEMKTSGVEPNVIVYGILIDMFAETGNVKEALHYSNLLEQSGISPNHIVLTSLIKAYSKFNSWKEAQDLYSRMNDMDGGPDIIASNAMLNLYAKLEMVTEAKEIFESLRGNSCADAVSYTTMAYLYKSMGLLRESIRITHKLQKPGLLSDCASCNXCYGAKGNLRDCAELVHQMVVANIPPDASTFGMIFSLLKNGHVSTKEVLQLESAYNDGKKSAKQAIVAFLFSIAGMHAAALEICEKMLMPQLTMDACAYNVCFKVYASCGKVEKAFGLFMRMRDLGLKPDTSTCIHLATCYGRPGASEGLETNGFIEYRNNQLIMPSHNTLVAYIETGKNNVSVQLVKK, from the exons ATGATTCCCCCTGCCCCCTGCCTtccggccgccggcgccggcaccgGTGGCGGTGCCGCCGCCACCGGACCGGGCGCGTCACAGATCGTCGGCTCCCGCTCCAGTTCCTTCACTCGTCCTCCCCCCGCCGCCTCCCGTATCCACCTCCCCCGCCTACCCCCGCCACCTTCTGTCTCTTCCTCCAGCACCCCCACCGGCCCCTTCCCCAGCCTCGCCTCCTCCGCCCTCCAGCCCTCCGACGAGGCTCTGTCCTCCATGTCCCCGCGGGAGCAGACCTCTCTCCTCTCGCGGCTGCGCTGCTGGCGCCGCGCCCGGGACCTCCTCAACCGCCTGCGCGCGCTCCCCGGGTACGTCCCCAACCCCGTCCACGACGCCGTCCTCCTTCGCCACCTAGCCCGTGCGCGCCGGTGGGCGGAGCTCCACCGCGCCTGGCTCGGGATGACCCTCCCGCCCTCCAACCCGGCCTACGCAGCCCTcgccgacgcgctcgccaagGCCGGGTTGGCGCGGGGAGCCCTCCTGCTGCTCCGCCACATGCTGGCCCGGGGCGTCGCGCCTGATGAGGTGTCCATGAACACCTTCGTCCGCATCCTCAAGGACGAGGGCCGCCACGACGACGCGCTCACTCTCTTCTACAATTGGTGCGACGGCAGGTTCGAGGTCGATTTCCTTGATCTTGACTGCATCACGGTTGATTCGGACGGTCCTATGCAGTTCTTGCTTGCTGACATCTGTGACGACAaatttgctgctgctgctggtgcacCAGCCATTGAGGGACAGGAGTGTCCTAGGAAGCCGAAGCTTGTGGTGACATATAACACGTTGATTGATCTCTATGGGAAAGCTGGGAGGCTGAAGAACGCGCTGGACATGTTTCTGGACATGCCGGCTCATGGGGTTATGCCAGATACCTATACGTTCAATACACTAATCAACATATTTGGGTTATCTGGCAATTCAGCGCAGGCAGAGGTGCTGTTTGCTAGCATGATGGTTAGGGGTGTCAAGCCTGATACTAAGACATACAATGTAATGATGACTGTGTTTGCATCGATTGGGGATTTAGAGAGAGTTCTGAAGTACTACTATCAAATCGGGAAGGCATGCTTACATCCTGATGCTGTAAGCTATAGGATTTTGCTGCAGTTGCTATGTGAGAGGAAGATGGCACACGAAGTAGAAGATTTGATTGAAGGGATTCTCAGTTCTGGCTGTTCTGTTCATGAGCAGTCCCTGCCTATTGTCATGAAGATGTATGTTGATCTAGGATTGCTTGATGAGGCGATTGCATTCTTTGAGAGGCACTGCCGAGGTAAAGGGATCTCATCCAAGAACTTCAGTGCAATCATGGATGCTTTTGCAGAGAAGGGTCTGTGGGAAGAAGCTGAGCATATTTTCTGCTCTGAAAGAGGAGTTGGCAATGAGAAGGACATTGTGGAATATAATGTGATGATAAAGGCTTATGGTCAGGCAAAGCAGTATGACAGAGTCTCTTCTCTGCTTGAGAGCATGGAGGAATCTggtgtttcatcagatgagtgCACATATAATTCTTTGATTCAAATGTTTTCTGTTGGTGGATTTCCGCACAGAGCTAAGAAGCTGTTAGGCAAAATGAAAGATGCAGGATTTGAACCAAAATGTGAGACATACTCTGCCATCATTAGAAGTTATTCTTGCCATTGCTTGGTACCAGAGGCCATAGATCTGTTCAATGAAATGAAGACCTCAGGTGTTGAGCCGAATGTCATTGTTTATGGAATTTTGATTGACATGTTTGCAGAGACAGGGAATGTTAAGGAAGCACTTCACTATAGTAACCTGTTGGAACAATCTGGAATCTCTCCAAACCATATTGTTCTAACATCTCTTATAAAAGCATACAGCAAATTTAATTCCTGGAAGGAAGCACAGGATTTGTATTCAAGGATGAATGACATGGATGGCGGCCCTGACATCATTGCCTCCAATGCCATGCTAAACCTTTATGCAAAACTTGAGATGGTCACTGAGGCAAAAGAAATCTTTGAAAGCTTAAGGGGAAATAGTTGTGCTGACGCTGTTTCATACACTACCATGGCATATCTCTACAAGAGCATGGGCTTGCTTAGGGAGTCCATTAGAATTACACACAAATTACAAAAGCCAGGCTTACTATCTGATTGTGCTTCATGCA GCTGTTATGGCGCTAAGGGCAACCTTAGAGATTGTGCAGAGTTAGTGCATCAAATGGTAGTGGCTAACATCCCACCAGATGCGTCAACATTTGGAATGATATTTTCTCTACTAAAAAATGGTCATGTTTCAACAAAAGAAGTTTTACAGCTAGAATCAGCATATAATGATGGCAAGAAGTCTGCCAAGCAAGCTATTGTTGCATTCTTGTTCTCCATAGCTGGCATGCATGCTGCTGCACTGGAGATTTGCGAGAAGATGTTAATGCCACAGTTGACAATGGATGCATGTGCATATAATGTTTGCTTCAAGGTCTATGCTTCCTGTGGGAAGGTGGAAAAAGCTTTCGGTTTGTTCATGCGGATGCGTGATCTGGGTCTCAAGCCAGACACATCTACTTGCATCCATTTGGCCACTTGTTATGGGAGACCTGGAGCATCGGAAGGCCTAGAGACAAATGGTTTTATTGAATACAGAAATAATCAGCTTATTATGCCTTCGCATAATACACTGGTTGCTTATATAGAGACTGGAAAAAATAATGTTTCAGTTCAGTTAGTGAAGAAATGA